In the Pocillopora verrucosa isolate sample1 chromosome 4, ASM3666991v2, whole genome shotgun sequence genome, gaaCCATATAAGGAATAAGGATAATTTGTAAGTCTCGTCAACTGCACTACAACGTGTGTATTTATGACGTAATCACTGGTGGACCCTactgaacaattttcttttgagttatAATCAAGTTTTGATGCAAggtgtgctctgattggtcaaggcACTCGGCTACACTCTCTTTTGTTgtaaaacatacagaaaatggTAACGCACTCAGGAAGAAATGTAAGACACTGGAATATTTCCCTTGTTTCTTCCAACACTTATTTCGTGTTCTAATCGTTTCCTGGGTGTTTACAAAAGATCAGTGCACAGTTGAGGCTTCTTTATTCGATAAATGATAGTCACCTGTATTCTTTGACTTTCTCGTAATCCATGGCTACCTGCGTTGTTATTAGCCCTGTGTGTTTACCGATCTTAAAATAACGATTACCATCTGCATTTCCAATAGAGTAAACAACACGTTTGGACTTCCTGTCCAGTCTTTGCTCTTCGAGCTTCTCGCGTTTCACCCCCGAGACGGCGCGAACAGCAAGAATCGTAGCACCGATGGGCGTGTTCTCTGCTATAGTCACGTGATACCTCTCCAGATCAAACTTTACTTTGTGTTTCTTTATCTCCTCGATCGTGATATATACTTTTGCTACATCCACTGATCGTTTTGGAGGCGTCNNNNNNNNNNNNNNNNNNNNNNNNNNNNNNNNNNNNNNNNNNNNNNNNNNNNNNNNNNNNNNNNNNNNNNNNNNNNNNNNNNNNNNNNNNNNNNNNNNNNTCTGATGTCCACCGGGATATTTCCGCGTTCCAGAACAGGCAGGTAGCCGGCATCAACTGAATGGTGTAATTTTCATCACCTTCATGGTAATGCGGTACACGGTAACTTGCACCCTTAGTGGGCGGTTCCTTGTACTGCACACAGGACCGCTTTGAGCAGCGCCTAACTCGAGAGATCGCAGAAACTCGTGACACGGCTTTTAATCCAACGAAGTAGAGTCCTAGACCTTTCTTCTGGACGAATTCCTGGCTCAGAAACACCATATATGGATCGCGTGAGCAATTGAGGTCTCCATCTGGCATATCATCGCAAGATGAAAGGTCAGGTATTGTAACATTTAAGTCGCTACTACTTGGCAACGGCCGCTCCCCGTACTTGGCAGTTACCAGAAACTCTGTCTTGTTGCTTTCCGAACGAATCTTCAGCATCAAAGCCATCCCTAATTGGGTGACATTTATCTTGTAGAATATACTTCTGTTGGTTGTAATGTAATGAGACTGAGATGTGTTTATGAAGACCTGAAGGTTCTGAAGTTTAATAGTAACATTCAGTTCTGTAGTATCCAAGAGACGCCCAGAACTGTTCCAAAGTTCAAGGCTTGAAACAGCAGTCGTCACTCTTGCTCCTGTGGGGTCCCAAGAGAACGGTATGAAGTCTGCTGTTACCAGCTGTAGACAAGGATAAAAGAGTACAAAGATGCATTTTATACGGCAGTCATGACAGTTAGTTCGGAGCAAATTACCAAAAAAGTCGTGTTCTCTTAATCATGTCCTTTTTTCCCGTAGTTTCCCTAGTAAAAAGTTTTTAGAGTTCCCTAGGGAAATATTAGCGATTCTGCCTTCTGAAATGACGAGGAGTGTATTTAGCGGTTCACTAAGTAATGCAACCTTAAGCAAAGTGACGTCATTTTTCTGACGGCCAGATTCGCCGAATGACGACTATGAAAAACAGTGGGGCTTGGAGCGCAGAAAGAGAGTACATGTTTTGATGAATCTGCCCAATACAACAACTGAGCCTGTGTATCGCCCTTTCGCTACTATCACCATGATCTCTTGGCAATGACAACAAGGTAGCTTTGTACAACAGGAAAAGACCATAAGGACAATCCCCACGCACGCCAAACTTCTAGACTTCTACTAAGAGGTATAACAGCGCGTTCTACAACATAGATAGTGGCGAAATGTTTATAATAAAGTTGTATCCTGTGCAATTTAATAGTTCTTACTCCTACCTGACTATCTACAAATTGGGTATCATTGTCTAACTGGAAGGGTAATGAAGTAAGCCGAAAACTGTTTCCATTGTTTGACAGAACAGTCCCAGCGAGCAACTTGGGCTCCTCTCGGAACACTAACAGAGACATGGCTTGGGCTGGAAGCTCTTTTGGCTCCTCGCCAACGAGAGTTCGGGACAATACTGTGCTTCCGACATCCCTCAAAGAATGGAATATACTTTCAACAAGGATTCGagcctgaaacaaaaatattcattgaaCAGTAGTCGCTGTCACCATTAGTTAGAAATTGAAtatctttttgaaatttgttatgTGGTTATTTGAGATGTCGGCCTAATTACTAAATAATCTGCGCGAAATTAGCAGTCAAGATATGAGCACTTCTTTTCGAAGTTATTCAATTATAATTTTATCTGATTCCCTTACccgaaaaaaaaccaagaaaaaatgtGGACAATTACGTGAAGACATGCGAGACAAAATTCCGCCACGgattagaaaacaaataaaagtatAAAAGAAGAACTAGGTTCTAGCTTGAAGAAGTCccgtttgttttgaaaaaacagCGAAGTTGAACTACGGATTTATAACGCGCCAAATATCCCTCTTGAAGGATCCTGGTCAACCAcgcctctgtttttgtttacatacGGACGAATGCAGAGAAAATCGTTCATAACAATTACATTCAATGCCTGGCGGGAGTCGTGTTGGCCCGTCAACACATTTTACTAGGCGTAAATAAAAGATTCGCAAAAGGAGAAGCGTTTGGCATCTTAAGAATAAATCCGACTAAAATAAAAACGTAGAGTTCCATAAGACGTTTAAAGAGGGTAATAGAAGAAGGTAATAGAAGATACCCTACGAGGTTCTGGAGAAAAATGTGCCATGGGTTATCTCCGCCGGCAGAGAAGGGtcactcaaaaaaaaagaaaatagcacagaagaaaatattgccttttgtaaCACAATATCACCTGGCTTCACCTAACGCTAAGAACTTAGGTCAACATACTGATGGGGAGGTCCCAACTTATTCAAAACCAACACATCGCaaaggaaagtcattaaaaTATATCCTGGTCAAAAATAATCTCTGAAGTTTAAAATCACTTGCAGATGGCAGGAGTTGTGCAAACTTGTCAACACTCCAAAGTCTTCGCAAATTGGCTTTTAATTAGACCATTGATGCGAGTACTATTCTTCCTGTCGTCCCACAGGTTGAAGTTTTTCGTCTGCTCCTTGGCTTTAAGCTTTCCATGCAAGGGAACGCGAAATACcatcaataaaaagaaatttctcaagaaaattgcGATAAAATTAAGCTTAAATAGCCACTCAGAATAAACCACTGATAAGTTTAGAAGACCTGAATACGTTTAAGTCGCTCGAAAGCACTTAGATGATAGATTACCATGGAAATTTCACGAATTCAGATGGAATAGAAAATAGCAGACTAAGCGCGCAGTGTCTTGTGGTTGACTAAGATCCTTTAATCCTTAATATCACTTTTAACTATATTCATTTTTCTGATCTATTGCTCTGTCAAGTTGTGAACTAGTATTTCTGAACAGTTCTTCACCTGTAGCTGCGCGTCATTACTATCTCTTACGGTCCTTCTGGTCAATGAATAcggcaaagaagttcttgacCTGACTGTTACCCCACGTCTCTTGCGTGATTGATATTCATCTACAAAGCTAGCTTCGATTTGAAAATTCCCCTGTGATTGCGAATTGTATGCTCTAGCTCTACGTGCTGCTACCCTAAGCATGCTACCGAGACCATTCACAAGACTTTTTGCGCCATCATAGAGCGAGTCGTATCTTTCTCCGGCTGCACTCTCCACCTTCAATACTGAAGTCATCCTTTTAAGCGCATTTGTTGCatatttctgcaaaaaaaaagtttaaaggaccacaataaaaaaaaagatttgtctCTGAATTTCGCTAAGAAGTGGTCCTAGTAGAGTAACAAAGCTGTCCTTGGTTACTCAATTACCTGTGCTTCGGCGGTAACCTCGTCGATGACGTAACTGGCGGAGGATATCACATTTGACACCTGCTGAACTCTGACGACAGTCTCTGCTGAGATAGCTGATAACTGTTCTATGATGTTTGATTTCATCTatagcaattaaaaaaagagtaaaGCTGAACTGAGGTGCTCAAAACATACTGAAAAGAATGAAACAGATTAGGTACAGTTTTCATTATGTGAGAAACTTCTCGAACACGAAAAGAAAGTGCTTTTTCACGGAAGTTGTTCAATTGGTTAATTCAAGTCAATTCAGAGACCTAATCAATCAACTTCCTCTTCCTAGAAAGTAGTATGATATTCTTAAAAGTATTTATCATGATAatattgtaattaaaaaatcagaCTAGGACGGATAACTTGACATTTAACTCTGGTTTCTCCTCCTTTTAGCCATAGCTTTGCACCTATCTTAACTGTGAGCACAgtataatagcggagctcgcagagcgtagccccataattatagaaaatagtagtaacccatcaagccgaaaaaatttgaatgtacggccgtacgaccgtacaaggggtatccagtcacctcgccaccaagcagactcgccaccagcgaactcgccaccaaggaacgatctcgccaccaacgtactcgccaccaagcgaagtcttctcgccaccaaccaccaataaagagattagtcgaggacagtaggatgttcggctgataagtctgtactcaaactttataaacgtatgttgtcgaaagcacgttcgaaaccgataagtttgttcgcttgtctgtgctcaaactttataaacgtatgttgtcgaaagcacgttcgaaaccgataagtttgttcacttgtctgtactcaatttttataaacatatgttgtcgaaagcacgttcgaaaccgataagtttgttcgcttgtctgtactcaaactttataaacgtatgttgtcgaaagcacgttcgaaaccgataagtttagttttaatacaactgctatcgagtttcatttcatcacttatttcttcccatgaagtttcattttctctcaagtaagtttttattcctcgcatcgagttttgcattttctcctcgcttacgtgcaaaagacaaacacgatacgtttcgatgtcaatgagttaggaacggaacacatctaacacgtcgctgaaggtcataatttaaatacagacaagcgcacaaacgtatcggctgatttgaattgtgctcgttcgaacatcctactctcctcgactactttattctagtttatctctttattggtggttggtggcgagaagacttcgcttggtggcgagtacgttggtggcgagatcgctggtggcgagtctgcttggtggcgaggtgaccggtAACCGTACAAGGTACggctacttttaacatgcgtggtccactgtaccgcgggcacgccaacgccacggctttgtccagtagtccagtagtcagtgcactgggctccgagtcggacgacccgggttctagtcctggctggggcaaggcgttgtgcccttgagacgtgcgggaaaaaaaatgcgagctccgcttttaggcttggctaaatctatatattacacATTGAACGTATTTAAAGCATGGTCACGAATGGACTTTGCGACGGTAAGGTAAAATCTGTGCACAAGAGAATTACATCGCACTAGTCTTAAAAACTAAAGCCTATCAAACTATTGGATACCTCAGAATAGTATTGGTGTTGTTCGCAGCAAACCCAACACAGCTTAACTAAGACTCTGATAGGACTCAAAAATCACTAATGGTTGAACTTCCTGCCACAAACATTTCAAGAGGTTTTTCAGGTTGGGCTTCCAGGGAAATGTTTTATCTTAGCAAATATCTACCTTAATTCGTCTCTCTGCCAAGGTGTGGGCCTGACTTTCCGTTGATTTCTCATTTGCAATGAAATGAATGGCCAAAATGGCTGCCGTCGTTAATTGTACAGCACGTGATATGTCACCAGACTGAATCAGATAATTCAGTTCACTCTCATCTCCAGTTGTTAGGTTTTGGATATAGTCTAAGAGGTTTGCTTGTTCCATTCTGGGCTCTAAAACCTATCATTAAAATGAAGAGAGGAGTCTAGAGACACATAACATGGGCCAAATCTTACTATGACACAGTGTtgactgaaatgaaaatcatgGAAAGTGCAGGTGATTAATCTGCAACGATACCATTCCATACCTGCACAGGAGTTCTCACTTCAGTGTATGCCCCCAAAATGTCAGTCACTCGCACTCGAAAGTCGatggtaaaattatttttcctctcTCCAGAAGGAAGTTTGGTCGTTACACTAGTTTTTACTCCTTTGTATGCCACATTGAGAAGATTGTTATTTGTGAAGTAAATAAATTCATACTGCAACTGAAGGTCTGGATCCTGCCAATTCgtacatgtaaatgtaaacTCTGTTATAAGAGTGACTCCTTGTGTTTGGCTCACAGTGCATACTCCTCCAACAGGGGGGCTGTTTGAGGTTGCGTGGTACTCGGAATACCCGCGGTATCCACCTGGTCGTTGTGCACTCAATATAAACCTATACCTGGTATTGGGTGTCAATACTCCAGGCTTAGTGACGAGAGATTTTGACGAAACTCGAGTACTTATCAACTCTCGTATTTCTGAAATCTGAGTCCACTGTGAACTGTTTGAGGAGTTATTCAAGTCTTTTAAAACTGTCCACTTGAAGATAAGGTTACCATGACATGAGGCACCTGTACACATGCCCTGTAAAGCCATTGTACCAGACGGGTTCAGTTTGGCATCGCAGTTTTCAACACAGCTGTAAGTCATTTAAATGATATTAATGAAGGTAGATTTACCTTTCTTCCTATCAAAGCAAGTGTGTAGTACATAATAGTTGAGAACTAACTATAGTCGAGGCCCTCTCAAGCAGCTACTTTAGGGACAAACAAAGCGGGTACCCCAAATAATTGTAGCCATTATAGGACGTTAGAGGTGTCGTATGACACCTATTCTATTTATGTTTTGGAGGGTAGATAAATAAAGGTACCTTCCTGTAGGTACACTAGTTGGCACATTGTTCAGTTTTGGTACTGGACTCATTTCATTTccctttcaggaaaaaaaaaggttgcatGCTTGAGCAAACTACACGCATTTCGTTCATCAGCGGCTGGTCAATCAGTGATTAACTGGCTGTTGTAGAGAGGTTACCCTGTCAATTAGGGTGCACTCTAGTAACTTTTGCCGTTGTGGTATGGTTGGCCATGGTTGAGACGTTGTAACAATAGAGAATATGGTATGTTCAATGGTATGTTCATTGGATCAAAAACGTGGCCACTGTGGTAAGTGGCCGTCAGGTTCAACTGTTTTGTTCACCCATTTCAGGTCTCAAGGGAATTGCTAACAAATCGTTTGTGAATCATGCCTACATTTGCATGTGAATAAGAGGCAATTTGAAGGAAACAGCTCTTtaaagtaccatacaggaccTGAAATAGGTAAGCAAAACATAAAAGCTCAAAGGAGGTCTATTTGAGCGCTTGTGATATTTGAAGAAAAGGCTTTTGTTTTACATCTCAGGTATTAATAGCTAACTTTAAACTTTGTTAAGAAATTTGTCAAGCACCTTGTTTCTCTAGCTTCACATACCTGATTTGCACTTCCAGTGGATCACCAGGAATAATAAACACTTCCTGAGTGTACTCAGCTTTCCTTTCATCCTTTGTAACTAAAACTGTTATAAAGTATGAGGTGTTTTCCATCATAAGACTGTTGTTTACTCTAAGCTCATGTTCAACATATTCTTTATCATCAGCCCTATAATAACATTCTGCTTCATCCCAATTGTTAAGATCCAAATGTGACTCTCCTCTGCATAGCCAGGTAAAGTTTAGGCCTAAAATAGCAGTAAATAAGATAAATATATGGGTTAAATTGTGTCAGTAGTAACAGTCAATTAGTCAAGAAGTTATTTCCATCTGTCCTGAACAGTTTCCTATGTCTTGTTCCAATTGCTCATGAAATTTTGTTATCATACCTATGATGTACTAAATGCTTACTAACCTGAAAATTGCAGATTCTCTTCATCAGGATCATATGAAAGGGATGCATCAAAAATCAATGTTCTTTCCAGTCCTCTGGCCACCTTGCTTCCACCGGCAATGAATGCCACTAAAGGGCTACTCACCACCTCGAAATAACCCTGACTGACCCCAAACACTAGTGTCCCTATCATACCGACATTGAGTTGAACCAAAAATATTCCAACTGTCAACAAGCGTGGTGTGATCTGCAATTCTGAGGAGCCATTTCTTGAAAGCAATGGTGTGTCTCCCTCACCCAGTTTATAAAGACGCCAGAAGAAGAAAGTTTTGTCAGATAGCTCGCAATACAGTTTCACTTCAGACTGGAGTACAAACTGTCTAGATCTGCGAATGCTCAAGTCTGGTGGGGCATTTGGTGAGACATTTAGCAGGCTTACTTCTGGGCTGTGGCATTGAATgtcttatttaaaaaaaatagatgaaaataaataaataacaattgaTCTCAGATCCCAAAGATTTCTGAAGGCCTTATATGTCCATACACTTCCTAGGTGGGAAATCTTTACAACTTTGATTCTTGATCAAGACAACAATAATcagattttgttgaaaaagaaaagtttgtgtCTAAATACACCATATGGTTGTCAGGTTAATACCTCAAACTGCGAGCTGTTCAAAGCATGTTGTCTTGAGGTCTGATCTTTAGTACAATCATTGGAAGTGTAAATGCGTGTACATCTACAAAAAGTACATCTTGACATGCATAACTACATAAAATAGCCTTCAAGGTAAATAAATTTGTGCTAATTTTGCACCTAATGGTTCACTCTGTTTGAACAACGTTCTTAGTTTCCTTGGCGTTAGTGAAGTAACTATAAGGCCGCTACTTCTCCCTTGTTGTTTTATATAAATACACTGTATTATcccatttaaaaattaattattgctCATTTAAAAAGAGTCAGGGTCTcaagtgaaaacaaatatttcagaaatatcaaaataaatacaattatGATCCAGCTTATTTTCTGGACCATTTTACAGAAGTGAGGTCATTTGAAGTGTCAACATTTGTGAATAATGATTAAAACTTGCTATGAAGAAAGTTTTGATCATGTTCTCAGATGATTTATCATGCTGaattgatcagttttttttgtcCCCATCATGATAACATCATCCAATTAGCCTCATTCCTTTTCAAAGGCTTCACAATCTTCATAATTATccttattataaaaaattaacaaacttATTAGGCAAATATTGACCCCATCAGACTGAGGTCAGGGTTGTAAATTCTAAATATCTCAGTTTTTGCATTCATTAAAGTTTTGCTGAGATTGCTTCCACATAATCTATGGCCCCTTAACTCTCTCATTAAGAGCCTGGAAGATCAGTATGTGGCATCATGAACCTACTATCTTGGTGATTGGGGCCAGGCTTACCAGGAAACCACAGCCTGGAATTTAATCCTTGGGAAACTCATTCATGCTGTAATTAAGCTTCCAAGGGAAATTAACTGGTTTAAAGCCTTGCCCTACCCATGTTGGTTCCATGGCCAAAATGTTTAGGCAGTTACAACCTGGTCCAAAGGAAGCCAGTTACTACAGCTACACTTTTTTTTGGTCTAGTTTTCAAAGTCCAATAAAGGAACAGGATGTTTTGCCACAAAAAACTGTCTGGGAGTTATTTATGTTGAAATGTTATAATAATGGCTATTCACACTTTGGCAGGCCTAGGAATTCAGTTTGAATATATGTTTTGTGTAAGTTTGGAAAGCTCACCTTTCAATATTTTCCA is a window encoding:
- the LOC136280116 gene encoding sperm receptor for egg jelly-like, with product MVWTTFSMEYLVVPLFMTDMLRTQILDMKNLLIKVVLIVLVEQVVMRSEVPTGLKVVKANLMSVTVRWNPITQSNRSGSLLGYRILYAKSGSFDYANLDINSDQEQADLNNLEESTEYQICIAGLFTNGTIGKYSDIIKAKTLEPSNIQCHSPEVSLLNVSPNAPPDLSIRRSRQFVLQSEVKLYCELSDKTFFFWRLYKLGEGDTPLLSRNGSSELQITPRLLTVGIFLVQLNVGMIGTLVFGVSQGYFEVVSSPLVAFIAGGSKVARGLERTLIFDASLSYDPDEENLQFSGLNFTWLCRGESHLDLNNWDEAECYYRADDKEYVEHELRVNNSLMMENTSYFITVLVTKDERKAEYTQEVFIIPGDPLEVQISCVENCDAKLNPSGTMALQGMCTGASCHGNLIFKWTVLKDLNNSSNSSQWTQISEIRELISTRVSSKSLVTKPGVLTPNTRYRFILSAQRPGGYRGYSEYHATSNSPPVGGVCTVSQTQGVTLITEFTFTCTNWQDPDLQLQYEFIYFTNNNLLNVAYKGVKTSVTTKLPSGERKNNFTIDFRVRVTDILGAYTEVRTPVQVLEPRMEQANLLDYIQNLTTGDESELNYLIQSGDISRAVQLTTAAILAIHFIANEKSTESQAHTLAERRIKMKSNIIEQLSAISAETVVRVQQVSNVISSASYVIDEVTAEAQKYATNALKRMTSVLKVESAAGERYDSLYDGAKSLVNGLGSMLRVAARRARAYNSQSQGNFQIEASFVDEYQSRKRRGVTVRSRTSLPYSLTRRTVRDSNDAQLQARILVESIFHSLRDVGSTVLSRTLVGEEPKELPAQAMSLLVFREEPKLLAGTVLSNNGNSFRLTSLPFQLDNDTQFVDSQLVTADFIPFSWDPTGARVTTAVSSLELWNSSGRLLDTTELNVTIKLQNLQVFINTSQSHYITTNRSIFYKINVTQLGMALMLKIRSESNKTEFLVTAKYGERPLPSSSDLNVTIPDLSSCDDMPDGDLNCSRDPYMVFLSQEFVQKKGLGLYFVGLKAVSRVSAISRVMKITPFS